One Chryseobacterium tructae genomic window, CCAAAACAGATGCCATTTTAATATTATATTTCAATCTAAAGTATTCATTAATGCTGCTTATGAAAAACGGTTACCTATATTTGAAAATATTTTTTTAAGGTCACGATGATACACAAAGGAACTATAGAAGGAAACGATTTAGAATATGACTTAGCATACATTGGATACACTTTAACCGTCGAACAAATACTATTTGTCATGAAGGTAATGAGTCCTGATTTGTTCAGGTTAACAGCAATATCTACTTACTTTCACATTTTAATGGATATGGTCAGGAAGAAGAAAACAGATTTGACAATACCCCGCAGGGAAGGGAAAAATATATAAATAATCTTTCTATCTCGGATGTATTTTATTTTTCTGAAGACATCAAATCTCACGAACCGGAAGCTCAGAAAAAGATAGGACTATATATTCTGGAATTTTGGAAGATGAGACTTTATCATCTATTTCCAGATAAAGAATTTGATTTTATTTTATCAGAAAATGGACTCTTTGATGAAAGTGGGATCTGTATTACTTTTTCTCAAGGTGTATAACAATTCAATACAAAAAAACCACCGCAAAAGCGGTGGCTAAAAAATCAAATCTAATTATTGGACTGTAGATTATAAATTGGGGTTATTTTCAATCTCCTTCAATGGAATACTGAATAAATAATAAGAACTGTTCGGAACAAACTGAGTCTTATTTGGAAAATCAAAAACCGTATGACCTTTTCCATCTACTGTTTTTATCGTTCCATTAGAGGTTGTAATCTGAACTTTGATCGGCTTTCCTTCTGTATCTACAAATGGTTTTCTCACCACTGTTCCCTGTGTTCTGATAATATCTGAAAGAGAAAATCCTTCTCCAAATAATTCTTTTCTTCTTTCAATCAAGATTTCATTCACTACATCATTTTGTGTTAATGAACCTGTGTAAGCGTTAGCCTTTCTTGCAGCTCTTAATTGATTTAAAACCGTTACTGCCTGAGTTACATTCCCATTTCTTGCTTCTGATTCTGCTTCAATCAGATACATTTCAGCAGCTCTCATATAGACAATATCTGCAATAAGTGTTGACTTAAATTTAAATTTAGCATATCTCAACAACCCTTCTCTTGATGGAAGATTATCCCATGAGAACAATTGAGTTCTGATATCATTGGTATCAAACAATTTCTGAAAGTAAGGATCTGCCATAAAGCTGTAATAATAACTTCCTGATGAAGACACATCCAGATAGTGGAAAGCATAGCTCCCATCAGATTGTTCCTGAGTTTGTCTGCTTCCCCAGATCCATTCTTCATTATTAATATCATTGAATCCATCTTTATACTTTTCCGGAGCCATCAAAGGAAAACCTTCTCTTGCCGTTTTTGCCGCAACAGCAGCTTTACTCCACTCTCCTGTATTCAGATAAACCCTTGCCAGGATACCGTTTACAACGTTACGGTTGATCTTATCTTTATAATTTCTTGTATAGTTCTTTAACAAATTATCTGCATCCGTAAGATCACTTTTAATCAAAGTATAAATATCTTCAAGACTGGATTTCTTCTTTGCTATACTACTTGTTGTTGAAGGCTCTATATAGATCGGAGCCGTTAACGCACTCTTATCTTTAAGGTAACTGAATTGATAAAAGCTGGCAATATTCAGATAACAGAAAGCACGCAATGCTTTTGCCTGACCTTTTACCTGATCTTTTTTTGCCTGGCTTCCTTCCGTTGCATCAATTTTCGCAATAACATTATTCATATTATTGATGGTGGAATACAACATTGTCCAGATAAATAATGGGCGAGAAACTGTACTATTCACCATTTCCGTAAAATCGTAGGTAGATGCGAAACCATATTTATTAGTTAATACAGCTACATCGCTTCCCATCGCATCACTTGCTCTTAAAACAGTAGAATATCCAATATTCGCAAAAGTAGTCCCGTCATTATTGAATTTTGCCCATGTTCCGTTGATTACCGTTTCCGCACTTTCAGCTGTTTTGAAAACCTCTTCACTGGTAGCTTGATCTGTAGGAGCGGTATCCATTTCACTCTCACAGCTTGTAAGCGACCATAATCCTATTAAAGCAAAAGATAAATATTTTAAATTTTTCATTGTTTAAATTTTAAAAGTTAGAAAGTTGCCTGAAGACCAAAAGTGACCGTTCTCATTGCCGGATACCTGAAATAAGTTGTCCCATCCAATGCCTGCTCAGGATCCATTCCTTTATGTTTATAGAAGGTCAGAAGATTTTCTGCCTGAACATAAATTCTGAACTTTTTCAATCCTAATGTTTCAAAATAATCAGATGGAAGCGTATATCCTAAACTTACATTCTTAAGTCTTGCATACGTCCCTGAATAAAGGAATCTTGTAGACGTTGATGTCCAGTTGTTGGTTTTCGTGTTTTAAAGCAGGAACATCTGTATAAGGATTGTCCGGAGTCCATCTGTTCAGCATTTCTGTTCCCCATGCACGTCCGCCTAAGTTTTCCGCTATGTAAGATGGAAGCATAATCTGAATCCAAAAATCTTCCCACCAATTTTTAAATGTTAACAGCGCTGAAAAAAATCAAAGCTTTTTATAATTGATACTCGTACTCACACCTCCTGTTAGCTTAGGTAAAGCAGAACCTTGCAATATTTTTTTGTAGCTTTAGCATATTCGGATGTTGTTCCTTCTACCTGGTTTCCATTAGCATCTTTCGTAATGGTCTTCCATAATGGCTTTCCGTTGCTTGGGTCTACCCCTGCCCATTCCTGAATGTAAAAAAATCATAAACAGAACCTCCTACATTCAATTGCTTAGTCGTTCCAATCACAAGTGGCCCGTTAGGTAATTTTGTGATTTTATTATTTAAAGTACTTAGGTTAACATCGACATTCCATTGGAAATCTTCCGTTTTAATAGGTGTAGTAAACAATGAAAATTCAAAACCAGTATTCTTTATGGTTCCTACATTGGCCGGATAGTCACTAATTCCTAAGGACGGAGCCACCGGTACGTTAAACAACAGGTTTTTACTTTTTCTTTCAAAATACTCTACATTACCTTTAATCCTGTTATTAAGAA contains:
- a CDS encoding RagB/SusD family nutrient uptake outer membrane protein → MKNLKYLSFALIGLWSLTSCESEMDTAPTDQATSEEVFKTAESAETVINGTWAKFNNDGTTFANIGYSTVLRASDAMGSDVAVLTNKYGFASTYDFTEMVNSTVSRPLFIWTMLYSTINNMNNVIAKIDATEGSQAKKDQVKGQAKALRAFCYLNIASFYQFSYLKDKSALTAPIYIEPSTTSSIAKKKSSLEDIYTLIKSDLTDADNLLKNYTRNYKDKINRNVVNGILARVYLNTGEWSKAAVAAKTAREGFPLMAPEKYKDGFNDINNEEWIWGSRQTQEQSDGSYAFHYLDVSSSGSYYYSFMADPYFQKLFDTNDIRTQLFSWDNLPSREGLLRYAKFKFKSTLIADIVYMRAAEMYLIEAESEARNGNVTQAVTVLNQLRAARKANAYTGSLTQNDVVNEILIERRKELFGEGFSLSDIIRTQGTVVRKPFVDTEGKPIKVQITTSNGTIKTVDGKGHTVFDFPNKTQFVPNSSYYLFSIPLKEIENNPNL